CAGGAGTCGCGCGCCTGAACCGGGGGGCCGCCGCATCCGTGAGAATGTGTGGCCCCGTTCCCCACCACAGCCGGGGAACGGGGCCATTCAGCCACACGCCCCTCGTCAGCCCCGCCGCATAGGTCTAAACCAATTTCCTGAAGCCCCTTGTCACCCGGGCATTCGCCTGATGAGCTAGGCCCGGGGACACATAGGACGCCCTGGGAAAGGGAGATGTCGTGAGCAACGAAAGCCTGGCCAACCTGCTCAAGGAAGAGCGGCGGTTCGAGCCGCCGGCCGAGCTGGCCGCACACGCCAACGTGACGGCGGAGGCGTACGAGCAGGCCGCGGCGGACAGGCTTGGCTTCTGGGCCGAGCAGGCCCGGCGGCTCACCTGGGCCACCGAGCCGACCGAGACCCTCGACTGGTCGAACCCGCCCTTCGCGAAGTGGTTCGCGGACGGCGAGCTGAACGTCGCGTACAACTGCGTGGACCGTCATGTCGAGGCGGGCAACGGCGATCGCGTCGCCATCCACTTCGAGGGCGAGCCGGGCGACAGCCGTACCGTCACCTACGCCGAGCTCAAGGACGAGGTCTCACGGGCGGCGAACGCGCTCACCGAACTCGGTGTGGCCAAGGGCGACCGCGTCGCCATCTACATGCCGATGATCCCCGAGACGGCCGTGGCGATGCTGGCCTGCGCCCGTATCGGCGCCGCGCACTCCGTGGTCTTCGGCGGCTTCTCGGCCGAAGCCGTCGCCTCCCGTATCCAGGACGCCGACGCCAAGCTCGTCATCACGGCGGACGGCGGGTACCGGCGCGGCAAGCCGAGCGCGCTCAAGCCCGCGATCGACGACGCGGTCGCCCGGTGCCCGCAGGTCGAGCACGTCCTGGTGGTCCGCCGCACCGGCCAGGACACCGCCTTCAGCGAGGGCCGGGACGTGTGGTGGCACGACATCGTCGACCGCCAGTCCGCCGAGCACACGCCGGAGGCGTTCGACGCCGAGCACCCGCTCTTCATCCTGTACACGTCCGGTACCACGGGTAAGCCCAAGGGCATCCTGCACACCTCGGGCGGCTACCTCACCCAGGTGGCGTACACGCACCACGCGGTCTTCGACCTCAAGCCGGAGACCGACGTCTACTGGTGCACGGCCGACGTCGGCTGGGTGACCGGCCACTCGTACATCGTGTACGGGCCGCTGGCCAACGGCGCGACGCAGGTCATGTACGAGGGCACGCCCGACACCCCGCACCAGGGCCGCTTCTGGGAGATCGTCCAGAAATACGGGGTGACGATCCTCTACACGGCGCCGACCGCGATCCGGACGTTCATGAAGTGGGGCGACGACATCCCCGCGAAGTTCGACCTCACCTCGCTGCGGGTCCTGGGCTCGGTCGGTGAGCCGATCAACCCCGAGGCATGGATCTGGTACCGGCAGAACATCGGCGCGGGCAAGACCCCCGTGGTCGACACCTGGTGGCAGACCGAGACCGGCGGAATGATGATCTCCCCGCTGCCCGGTGTCACCGCCGCCAAGCCCGGTTCCGCGCAGCGCGCGCTCCCCGGCATCTCGGCCACGGTCGTGGACGACGAGGCCAACGAGGTGCCTAACGGCGGCGGCGGATATCTGGTCCTCACCGAGCCGTGGCCGTCGATGCTCCGCACCATCTGGGGGGACGACCAGCGGTTCATCGACACCTACTGGTCGCGCTTCGAGGGCAAGTACTTCGCGGGCGACGGAGCCAAGAAGGACGACGACGGCGACATCTGGCTGCTGGGCCGGGTCGACGACGTGATGCTGGTGTCCGGCCACAACATCTCCACCACGGAGGTCGAGTCGGCGCTCGTCTCGCACCCGAAGATCGCGGAGGCGGCCGTCGTCGGCGCCGCCGACGAGACGACCGGCCAGGCGATCGTCGCCTTCGTGATCCTGCGCGGCACGGCGTCGGTGGACGACGGCCTGGTGGCGGAGCTGCGCAACCACGTCAGTACGGCGCTGGGGCCGATCGCCAAGCCGAAGCGGATCCTGCCGGTGGCCGAGCTGCCGAAGACCCGCTCGGGCAAGATCATGCGTCGGCTGCTGCGCGACGTCGCGGAGAACCGCCAGCTCGGGGACGTCACAACGCTGACCGACAGCTCGGTCATGGATCTCATCCAGACGCAGCTACCGAGCGCGGCCAGCGAGGACTGAGGATCCCGCTCCCCCAGGGGAGCGCGTCCGCCGGCGAAGTGGAGCCCCCGGCCCGGTGCGGGTGCCGGGGGTCCACCCTTGTAAAATGAGCGGCGCGTCGACAATGTCATAAGGAATCAAAGGTGCGCCGGGAAGTCTGGTCGGCAGGTCATTTGCCATGCCCGCCGAACCGACCGGAGGACACTCCCTCGTGGCCACCCCCCGCACCTTCCTCGGACGCCTCCCGCTCCCCGAGCGGACGTATCTCACGAGCGCCCTGCGGACCGAGACGGTCGGCGGCGTGCTGTTGCTCCTGGCCGCGATCGCCGCGCTGATCTGGGCCAACACCCCGATCAGCGCCAGTTACACGACCGTCGGCGACTTCCACATCGGCCCGGCCGCGCTCGGTCTGGACCTCTCGATCCGCCACTGGGCCGCCGACGGACTGCTCGCCGTCTTCTTCTTCGTCGCCGGAATCGAACTGAAGCGTGAACTGGTCGCCGGCGAGCTGCGCGACCCGAAGGCCGCGGCTCTCCCGGTCATCGCCGCGCTCTGCGGCATGGCCGTGCCCGCGCTCGTCTACACGCTGGTCAACGTGGCGGGCGGCGGCTCCCTGACCGGCTGGGCGGTCCCCACGGCGACCGACATCGCCTTCGCGCTCGCGGTGCTCGCCGTCCTCGGCACCTCCCTGCCGTCCGCGCTGCGCGCCTTCCTGCTCACCCTCGCCGTCGTGGACGACCTGTTCGCCATCCTGATCATCGCGGTCTTCTTCACCAGCGACATCGATCTGCCGACGCTGCTGGGCGCCGTCGCCGGGCTCGCCGTCTTCTGGCTGCTGCTGAGGAAAGAGGTGCGCGGCTGGTACGTGTACGTGCCACTGGCTCTCGTCGTGTGGGGCCTCATGTACAACAGCGGCGTCCACGCCACCGTCGCCGGAGTCGCGATGGGCCTGATGCTCCGCTGTTCCCGGCGCGAGGGCGAGAAGCAGTCACCGGGCGAGCACATCGAACACCTGGTCCGCCCCCTGTCCGCCGGTCTCGCCGTGCCCCTGTTCGCGCTCTTCTCGGCGGGTGTCCCGGTCAGCGGCGGTGCGCTGGCCGGGGTCTTCACCCGGCCGGAGACCCTCGGAGTGGTCCTCGGGCTCGTCGTCGGCAAGACGGTCGGTGTCTTCGGCGGCACCTGGCTCGCCGCGCGCTTCACCCGGGCGGAGCTCAACAAGGACCTGGCCTGGCCCGATGTCCTGGCCGTGGCGACGCTCGCCGGGATCGGTTTCACCGTCTCGCTGCTCATCGGCGAACTCGCCTTCAACGGCGAGCCGACGCTGACGGACGAGGTGAAGGCGGCCGTCCTGGCCGGTTCGGTGATCGCGGCCGTACTCGCCGGCGTACTGCTGCGGATGCGGGTCCGTACGTACCGGGCGCTGTACGACGCCGAGGAGCTGGACGAGGACCAGGACGGCGTTCCCGACATCTACGAGCAGGACGACCCCGAGTACCACCTGAGAATGGCGGCGATCCATGAGGGGAAGGCGGCCGAGCACCGCCGGTTGGCGGAACACGCCGCAGCGACGCGCGATGACGGCGCCGGTCCGGCATGATCTGACATCCGGCATGATCTGAAGGCGCAGAGCCGGAAAAATCCCAGATCTGCGAGAGCGCAGCCGAAACGAGGGAGTCAACGATGAGCGACCCCGGCAGCCATGCCGCCGTCACCACCGCCGCTGTCGACGGCGTTCCAGCCGTCCGGACCGTCGGCGGCGAACGCAGCCTCGGGCAGTTGGTCTCCGTGGCGACCGCCGAGATGTCCGCGCTGGTGCACGACGAGATCGCGCTGGCCAAGGCGGAACTGCGGCAGGACGTCAAGCGGGGTGTGACCGGCAGCGCGGCCATCGGTGTCGCGGGCGTGTTCGCGCTCTTCGCGCTCCCCGTGCTGAGCTTCGCCGCCGCCTACGGGATCCACAACTGGGGTCTGGGGCTGGCCTGGTCGTTCCTGATCGTCGGCGGAGCGTTCCTGCTCATCGCGGGACTGCTGGCGCTCCTCGCCATGCGGAAATTCAAGAAGGTCAAGCCGCCGGAGAAGAGCATCGCGTCGGCCAAGCAGTCCGCCGCCGTGCTCCAGACCGTCAAGCCGCACCCGCGCCCCGTCCATGAGCCGGGCAGGACTGTGGCACGCTCGTCTGCATGACCGCCCCCGAGAACGGCGCCGGCGCAGGCCCCGGCAGAACCACCGGCAGCATTCCCGGTACGACGGGCGCCGACGCGAACGGCACGGACACGAACGGCACGGACACGACCGGCACGGACACGACCGGCACGAACGCGACCGGCACGAACGCGACCGGTACGGACACGGGCAGCACCGGCACGACCGGCGCGGGTGCGACAGGCGGTGCCACGAACGGCGGGCCCACGTCCGGGGCCGGCGCGACCGTCGCCACCGTCGCCGCGGATGTGCGCCTCGACGGCCCCTGGACGCACCGGGACGTGGCCGCCAACGGAGCCCGTTTCCACATCGCCGAGATGGGCGACGGTCCACTGGTGCTGCTGCTCCACGGCTTCCCGCAGTTCTGGTGGACCTGGCGCCATCAGCTGCCCGCACTCGCCGAGGCCGGATACCGGGCCGTCGCGATGGACCTGCGGGGCGTGGGGGGCAGCGACCGTACGCCGCGCGGTTACGACCCCGCCAACCTGGCGCTCGACATCACCGGCGTGGTGCGCTCGCTCGGTGAGCCGGACGCCGCGCTCGTCGGGCACGACCTCGGCGGCTACCTCGCCTGGACGGCGGCGGTGATGCGGCCGAAGCTCGTGCGCAGGCTCGCGGTGTCGTCGATGCCGCACCCCCGGCGCTGGCGTTCGGCGATGCTGTCGGACGTCTCGCAGAGCAGGGCGGGCTCGTACATCTGGGGCTTCCAGCGGCCGTGGCTGCCGGAGCGTCAGCTCGTCGCCGACGACGGGGCGTTGGTGGGCGAGTTGATCCGTGGCTGGTCCGGACCGCAGCCGCCCGACGACAAGACCGTGGACGTCTACCGGCGGGCGATGACCATCCCGTCGACGGCGCACTGCTCGATCGAGCCGTACCGCTGGATGGTGCGGTCGATGGCGCGGCCGGACGGCATCCAGTTCAACCGGCGGATGAAGCGGCCGGTGCGGGTGCCGACCCTTCAGCTCCACGGGTCGCTCGATCCGGCGATGCGTACGCGCAGTACGGCGGGGTCCGCCGAGTACGTCGAAGCGCCGTACCGCTGGCGGCTGTTCGACGGGCTTGGCCATTTTCCGCACGAGG
Above is a window of Streptomyces sp. NBC_01498 DNA encoding:
- a CDS encoding phage holin family protein, which gives rise to MSDPGSHAAVTTAAVDGVPAVRTVGGERSLGQLVSVATAEMSALVHDEIALAKAELRQDVKRGVTGSAAIGVAGVFALFALPVLSFAAAYGIHNWGLGLAWSFLIVGGAFLLIAGLLALLAMRKFKKVKPPEKSIASAKQSAAVLQTVKPHPRPVHEPGRTVARSSA
- a CDS encoding alpha/beta fold hydrolase — protein: MTAPENGAGAGPGRTTGSIPGTTGADANGTDTNGTDTTGTDTTGTNATGTNATGTDTGSTGTTGAGATGGATNGGPTSGAGATVATVAADVRLDGPWTHRDVAANGARFHIAEMGDGPLVLLLHGFPQFWWTWRHQLPALAEAGYRAVAMDLRGVGGSDRTPRGYDPANLALDITGVVRSLGEPDAALVGHDLGGYLAWTAAVMRPKLVRRLAVSSMPHPRRWRSAMLSDVSQSRAGSYIWGFQRPWLPERQLVADDGALVGELIRGWSGPQPPDDKTVDVYRRAMTIPSTAHCSIEPYRWMVRSMARPDGIQFNRRMKRPVRVPTLQLHGSLDPAMRTRSTAGSAEYVEAPYRWRLFDGLGHFPHEEDPVAFSSELINWLKDPEPDR
- the acs gene encoding acetate--CoA ligase: MSNESLANLLKEERRFEPPAELAAHANVTAEAYEQAAADRLGFWAEQARRLTWATEPTETLDWSNPPFAKWFADGELNVAYNCVDRHVEAGNGDRVAIHFEGEPGDSRTVTYAELKDEVSRAANALTELGVAKGDRVAIYMPMIPETAVAMLACARIGAAHSVVFGGFSAEAVASRIQDADAKLVITADGGYRRGKPSALKPAIDDAVARCPQVEHVLVVRRTGQDTAFSEGRDVWWHDIVDRQSAEHTPEAFDAEHPLFILYTSGTTGKPKGILHTSGGYLTQVAYTHHAVFDLKPETDVYWCTADVGWVTGHSYIVYGPLANGATQVMYEGTPDTPHQGRFWEIVQKYGVTILYTAPTAIRTFMKWGDDIPAKFDLTSLRVLGSVGEPINPEAWIWYRQNIGAGKTPVVDTWWQTETGGMMISPLPGVTAAKPGSAQRALPGISATVVDDEANEVPNGGGGYLVLTEPWPSMLRTIWGDDQRFIDTYWSRFEGKYFAGDGAKKDDDGDIWLLGRVDDVMLVSGHNISTTEVESALVSHPKIAEAAVVGAADETTGQAIVAFVILRGTASVDDGLVAELRNHVSTALGPIAKPKRILPVAELPKTRSGKIMRRLLRDVAENRQLGDVTTLTDSSVMDLIQTQLPSAASED
- the nhaA gene encoding Na+/H+ antiporter NhaA, which produces MPAEPTGGHSLVATPRTFLGRLPLPERTYLTSALRTETVGGVLLLLAAIAALIWANTPISASYTTVGDFHIGPAALGLDLSIRHWAADGLLAVFFFVAGIELKRELVAGELRDPKAAALPVIAALCGMAVPALVYTLVNVAGGGSLTGWAVPTATDIAFALAVLAVLGTSLPSALRAFLLTLAVVDDLFAILIIAVFFTSDIDLPTLLGAVAGLAVFWLLLRKEVRGWYVYVPLALVVWGLMYNSGVHATVAGVAMGLMLRCSRREGEKQSPGEHIEHLVRPLSAGLAVPLFALFSAGVPVSGGALAGVFTRPETLGVVLGLVVGKTVGVFGGTWLAARFTRAELNKDLAWPDVLAVATLAGIGFTVSLLIGELAFNGEPTLTDEVKAAVLAGSVIAAVLAGVLLRMRVRTYRALYDAEELDEDQDGVPDIYEQDDPEYHLRMAAIHEGKAAEHRRLAEHAAATRDDGAGPA